A region from the Sandaracinus amylolyticus genome encodes:
- a CDS encoding serine hydrolase domain-containing protein, whose amino-acid sequence MAAGVTGTVFPGATACLSWRSRDGELEWAEASAGTTGGPGAKPVADDTPFDLASLTKPIVSSIALRLVARGAISFDTRADALMPDARGTPGGAATLEQLLTHRSGLAPWGGLYLDVPHDPGTSAARRWILAEACRRPDEGAPGRAVYSDLGYMLAGEMLARAAGRDLDDLLKQEIVRPLGIAEDQMMYAGALAPDRRADLARRCAATERDDWRGVMVRGEVHDENCAALGGVAGHAGMFASARAMATFGRAYLDSRNGKAEFLPQEIVGRALQVRPGGTHRLGWDGKSPENSAAGKRMSAETFGHLGFTGTSIYCDPTRDLVIVLLTNRVCPSRANEKIKGFRPAFHDGVVAVIDG is encoded by the coding sequence TTGGCGGCGGGAGTCACCGGAACCGTCTTCCCAGGCGCGACGGCGTGCCTGTCGTGGCGGTCGAGGGACGGCGAGCTCGAGTGGGCCGAGGCCAGCGCGGGCACGACAGGTGGCCCAGGCGCCAAACCCGTCGCGGACGACACGCCCTTCGATCTCGCTTCGCTGACGAAGCCGATCGTCTCCAGCATCGCGCTGCGCCTGGTCGCGCGCGGGGCGATCTCGTTCGACACGCGCGCGGACGCGCTGATGCCCGACGCGCGCGGCACGCCGGGCGGCGCGGCGACCCTCGAGCAGCTGCTGACGCATCGCTCGGGCCTCGCGCCGTGGGGCGGGCTCTACCTCGACGTGCCGCACGATCCCGGGACGAGCGCGGCGCGGCGGTGGATCCTCGCCGAGGCGTGCCGCCGTCCGGACGAGGGCGCGCCCGGTCGCGCGGTGTACAGCGACCTCGGCTACATGCTCGCGGGCGAGATGCTCGCGCGCGCCGCGGGTCGCGATCTCGACGATCTGCTGAAGCAGGAGATCGTGCGCCCGCTCGGCATCGCCGAGGATCAGATGATGTACGCGGGCGCGCTCGCGCCGGACCGGCGCGCGGACCTCGCGCGGCGATGCGCGGCGACGGAGCGCGACGACTGGCGCGGCGTGATGGTGCGCGGCGAGGTGCACGACGAGAACTGCGCGGCACTCGGCGGGGTCGCGGGGCACGCGGGCATGTTCGCGTCGGCGCGCGCGATGGCGACGTTCGGTCGCGCGTACCTCGACAGCCGCAACGGCAAAGCGGAGTTCCTGCCGCAGGAGATCGTCGGGCGCGCGCTGCAGGTGCGCCCGGGCGGGACGCACCGGCTCGGCTGGGACGGCAAGAGCCCGGAGAACAGCGCGGCCGGCAAGCGGATGAGCGCAGAGACGTTCGGTCACCTCGGGTTCACGGGGACGAGCATCTACTGCGACCCGACGCGCGATCTCGTGATCGTGCTGCTGACGAACCGCGTGTGCCCGAGCCGCGCGAACGAGAAGATCAAAGGCTTCCGCCCCGCGTTCCACGACGGCGTGGTCGCGGTGATCGACGGCTGA
- the truD gene encoding tRNA pseudouridine(13) synthase TruD, which produces MEDRLPFLTRLERPIAGILKDRPQDFRVDEIPAYEPSGAGEHLYVRFEKTSVDTRDAVRRIAEALGCDPRDAGFAGLKDRHAITTQWASFHRGDASKLEGVELEGVRVLEAKLHVNKLRTGHLRGNRFRVRLRDAPRDAEPDARAVIAELERQGVPNYFGDQRFGRDRANLPRARAWLVEGGKPPRDSFERKLFVSVLQSELFNAMCAARVQEGTLGAIVEGDLCRKEETGGLFVASDLAVESERAARFEISATGPMFGAKMRWPEGEAKRREEEALAAAGLDHEMLARFAKYGEGTRRPYRIRLGAPTVEVDDEGLVLAFDLPSGGYATVVIRELTREG; this is translated from the coding sequence GTGGAAGATCGTCTCCCGTTCCTGACCCGTCTCGAGCGCCCGATCGCCGGAATCCTCAAGGATCGTCCACAGGATTTCCGGGTCGACGAGATCCCCGCCTACGAGCCCTCGGGCGCCGGAGAGCACCTCTACGTGCGCTTCGAGAAGACCAGCGTCGACACCCGCGACGCCGTGCGGCGCATCGCGGAGGCGCTCGGCTGCGACCCGCGCGACGCCGGTTTCGCGGGGCTCAAGGACCGCCACGCGATCACGACGCAGTGGGCGAGCTTCCATCGCGGCGACGCGAGCAAGCTCGAGGGCGTGGAGCTCGAGGGCGTGCGCGTGCTCGAAGCGAAGCTGCACGTGAACAAGCTGCGCACCGGGCACCTGCGCGGGAACCGCTTCCGCGTGCGGCTCCGCGACGCGCCGCGCGACGCCGAGCCCGACGCGCGCGCGGTGATCGCGGAGCTCGAGCGCCAGGGCGTGCCCAACTACTTCGGTGATCAGCGCTTCGGGCGCGATCGCGCGAACCTGCCGCGGGCGCGCGCGTGGCTCGTCGAGGGCGGCAAGCCGCCGCGCGACTCGTTCGAGCGGAAGCTCTTCGTGTCGGTGCTGCAGTCGGAGCTCTTCAACGCGATGTGCGCGGCGCGCGTCCAAGAGGGCACGCTCGGCGCGATCGTCGAGGGCGATCTCTGCCGCAAGGAGGAGACGGGCGGGCTCTTCGTCGCGAGCGATCTCGCGGTCGAGAGCGAGCGCGCCGCGCGCTTCGAGATCAGCGCGACGGGCCCGATGTTCGGCGCGAAGATGCGCTGGCCCGAAGGCGAGGCGAAGCGACGCGAGGAAGAGGCGCTCGCGGCGGCAGGGCTCGATCACGAGATGCTCGCGCGCTTCGCGAAGTACGGCGAAGGCACGCGCCGCCCCTACCGCATCCGGCTCGGCGCCCCGACCGTCGAGGTCGACGACGAAGGGCTCGTCCTCGCGTTCGATCTGCCGTCGGGCGGCTACGCGACGGTGGTGATCCGCGAGCTCACGCGCGAAGGCTGA
- a CDS encoding lamin tail domain-containing protein has translation MRTSALLHTLSLALSLSGCFELPPPPPPRDAALDAPLDAAEPLRIVSVAVLDALGNERSMDAIPRSARIVIDASATLEGEPDPLVLVAQLDPEVLREDLESAPLRSETLARVVACERITRGATIELRPRVPLAPGTTLHLGIASWARDEAGRRLGTAFVQTMHVDPSELGGARVVSTWPPEGASAVSADLPLAAVRFDGAVSGIAEGVWIEGPSGERVPGDARAARCDEIGWEGAHCAVIVPSRPLAPSAIHALRTDERLLDATGASVPATRAPFETGREPDLDPPEWLATACALDERPSDAGCVLADDRRIVLRLRGSEPVRVRMTIGDRILTAVAPRGETELAIDDLGPSATIHATLDAIDLAGTIMRTQLELSTTDALAPISIVEVRADPWSVEPRQEYVEIANLGAVTIDLAGFSLSDAPGSMGDVIVGPARVAPGARALIVADAFDPDDRGEDDRDVAIPPGVALIRVDRSLASGGLANSGEPLFLRDPDGRRVSAMPAEPTPRAGVCTVRVADDPRTGARGSFDYDAAGGCTPGR, from the coding sequence ATGCGCACGTCAGCTCTTCTCCACACGCTCTCGCTCGCTCTCTCGCTGTCCGGCTGCTTCGAGCTGCCACCACCACCGCCGCCACGCGACGCGGCGCTCGACGCGCCACTCGATGCCGCCGAGCCCTTGCGCATCGTCTCGGTGGCCGTGCTCGACGCGCTCGGCAACGAGCGCTCGATGGACGCGATCCCTCGCTCCGCGCGCATCGTGATCGACGCGAGCGCGACGCTCGAAGGCGAGCCCGATCCGCTCGTTCTCGTCGCGCAGCTGGACCCCGAGGTGCTGCGCGAGGACCTCGAGAGCGCGCCGCTGCGTAGCGAGACGCTCGCGCGCGTCGTCGCGTGCGAGCGCATCACGCGGGGCGCGACGATCGAGCTGCGACCGCGCGTCCCGCTCGCGCCCGGCACGACGCTGCACCTCGGGATCGCGTCGTGGGCGCGCGACGAGGCAGGACGTCGCCTCGGCACGGCGTTCGTGCAGACGATGCACGTCGACCCGAGCGAGCTCGGCGGCGCGCGCGTGGTGAGCACCTGGCCGCCCGAAGGCGCCTCGGCGGTCTCGGCGGACCTGCCGCTCGCGGCGGTGCGCTTCGACGGTGCGGTGTCGGGCATCGCCGAGGGCGTGTGGATCGAAGGTCCGAGCGGCGAGCGCGTGCCCGGTGATGCGCGCGCCGCGCGCTGCGACGAGATCGGCTGGGAAGGCGCGCACTGCGCGGTGATCGTGCCGTCGCGTCCGCTGGCGCCGAGCGCGATCCACGCGCTGCGCACCGATGAGCGTCTCCTCGACGCGACCGGCGCGAGCGTGCCCGCGACGAGGGCGCCCTTCGAGACCGGGCGCGAGCCCGACCTCGATCCGCCCGAGTGGCTCGCGACGGCGTGCGCGCTCGACGAGCGACCGAGCGACGCGGGGTGCGTGCTCGCCGACGATCGCCGGATCGTGCTGCGCCTCCGCGGGAGCGAGCCCGTGCGCGTGCGGATGACGATCGGCGATCGCATCCTCACCGCGGTCGCGCCGCGCGGCGAGACCGAGCTCGCGATCGACGACCTCGGACCGAGCGCGACCATTCACGCGACGCTCGACGCGATCGATCTCGCGGGGACGATCATGCGCACCCAGCTCGAGCTCTCGACCACCGACGCCCTCGCGCCGATCTCGATCGTCGAGGTGCGCGCCGATCCCTGGAGCGTCGAGCCGCGCCAGGAGTACGTCGAGATCGCGAACCTCGGCGCGGTGACGATCGATCTCGCCGGCTTCTCGCTCTCCGACGCGCCGGGCTCGATGGGCGACGTGATCGTCGGTCCCGCGCGCGTCGCGCCCGGCGCGCGCGCCCTGATCGTCGCGGACGCGTTCGATCCCGACGATCGCGGCGAGGACGATCGCGACGTCGCGATCCCGCCGGGCGTCGCGCTGATCCGCGTCGACCGATCGCTCGCGTCGGGGGGCCTCGCGAACTCCGGCGAGCCGCTCTTCCTGCGGGATCCCGACGGCCGTCGCGTCTCGGCGATGCCCGCCGAGCCCACCCCGCGCGCCGGCGTGTGCACCGTGCGCGTCGCGGACGATCCCCGCACGGGCGCGCGCGGCAGCTTCGACTACGATGCCGCTGGCGGCTGCACACCGGGCCGGTGA
- a CDS encoding serine/threonine-protein kinase, producing MSRRCPQCGTEYADQIAFCGNDGSITIQVQPAGETPDRRLGTRFGDYVAVARVADGAMGRVYEGRHAQTKQRVAVKVLHDDVAKDRVAVERFKREFETAKDLDSKHVVRVIDFGEAPEVPGAPGSSGGVRSWFMTMEYLQGIELGGVLRGAGALPLARALRVMCQVALGLEDAHSFGVIHRDLKPDNLFLCEGEGGDDVRILDFGSVKLQMETGPKLTAFGTTLGSPYYMSPEQAMGKQDVDQRTDVFALAAILYEMLTGKIAFDGQAVAQILMKIVNEMPAPASTQKAGLPGAIDDVIEKGLAKDKRARYGSTVELAAAALGAFGLPVQPGRAGIEQWAHAPIAQLEQALASATPPAPKPYGAPEPAVAPQAPAPTSIPMTPTPSHDALSTPAPPSNNLGLMIGLGVGAMVFLGLVGAVAMFFLMR from the coding sequence GTGAGTCGTCGCTGCCCGCAGTGCGGGACCGAATACGCGGATCAGATCGCGTTCTGCGGGAACGACGGGTCGATCACGATCCAGGTGCAGCCCGCGGGAGAGACGCCCGATCGCCGGCTCGGGACGCGCTTCGGCGACTACGTCGCGGTCGCGCGCGTCGCCGACGGCGCGATGGGCCGCGTGTACGAAGGGCGCCACGCGCAGACGAAGCAGCGCGTCGCCGTGAAGGTGCTGCACGACGACGTCGCGAAGGATCGCGTCGCGGTCGAGCGCTTCAAGCGCGAGTTCGAGACCGCGAAGGACCTCGACTCAAAGCACGTCGTGCGGGTGATCGACTTCGGCGAGGCGCCCGAGGTCCCCGGCGCCCCTGGGTCGTCGGGCGGCGTGCGCTCGTGGTTCATGACGATGGAGTACCTGCAGGGCATCGAGCTCGGCGGCGTGCTCCGCGGCGCCGGTGCGCTGCCGCTCGCGCGCGCGCTGCGCGTGATGTGTCAGGTCGCGCTCGGCCTCGAGGACGCGCACTCGTTCGGCGTCATCCATCGCGACCTCAAGCCGGACAATCTCTTCCTCTGCGAGGGCGAGGGCGGCGACGACGTTCGCATCCTCGACTTCGGCTCGGTGAAGCTGCAGATGGAGACCGGGCCGAAGCTGACCGCGTTCGGGACGACGCTCGGCTCGCCCTATTACATGTCGCCCGAACAGGCGATGGGGAAACAGGACGTCGATCAGCGCACCGACGTCTTCGCGCTCGCCGCGATCCTCTACGAGATGCTCACGGGCAAGATCGCGTTCGACGGCCAGGCCGTCGCGCAGATCCTGATGAAGATCGTCAACGAGATGCCCGCGCCCGCGAGCACGCAGAAGGCGGGGCTCCCGGGCGCGATCGACGACGTGATCGAGAAGGGCCTCGCGAAGGACAAGCGCGCTCGCTACGGCAGCACGGTCGAGCTCGCGGCGGCGGCGCTCGGCGCGTTCGGCCTGCCGGTGCAGCCGGGTCGCGCGGGGATCGAGCAGTGGGCGCACGCGCCGATCGCGCAGCTCGAGCAGGCGCTCGCGAGCGCGACGCCGCCGGCGCCGAAGCCGTACGGCGCGCCGGAGCCCGCGGTCGCGCCGCAGGCGCCCGCACCGACGTCGATCCCGATGACGCCCACGCCATCGCACGACGCGCTCTCCACGCCGGCGCCGCCCAGCAACAACCTGGGCCTGATGATCGGCCTCGGCGTGGGCGCGATGGTGTTCCTCGGTCTGGTCGGCGCCGTCGCGATGTTCTTCTTGATGCGCTGA
- a CDS encoding ATP-dependent RecD-like DNA helicase, with protein sequence MRPREPQQTALPSDGARARDEVVLVGVVEEERWRSADGSFAVLRVKRESDDEILFVVGDVGGLAPGEVARFRGRYEDHASYGRRFRAVAYTPVMPTTKKGLTRFLGSGLVPGVGPAIAKKLVAKFGDRTLDVITTQSARLHEEIPGIGKKKASAIAEAVKARRADAEGLAFLHGLGLGPAMAKKVLMKYGPRTAQQLRDDPYRAAEEIPGIGFATADRIGREVGIAIDDPRRAAGAVLHVVGRAADQGHVYLPDEVLRAQTRELNVPEDLVAPAIDELASRGMLVLDEGDVYAPPMHEAEVEAARALARLVRERKPPAKMPEALAAITDLGLAEQQEEAVRRSLTSGLMVLTGGPGTGKTTTVKAIVRAHERIGHRIVLCAPTGRAAKRMSEAAGRDARTIHRLLEWNPATGSFRLCADEPINADLVLVDEASMLDVQLAASLLDAVPPESTLVLVGDVDQLPPVGAGQVLRELIASEVCPVVRLDRVFRQAQASAIVRGAHEILAGRAPTPTPTGQKGAGDLFVVRAQEPEAIQQRLVDVLRRIPAAYGLDPKRDVQVLTPMRKGPLGTEKLNELLQTELNPPRTTSSLAGVMRAGDKIMQLRNDYEREVWNGDLGWVTKVEDGVTYVEIDGRAVSYTQDDVDSIALAYASTVHKAQGSEIAAVVIVLHASHHVLLSRPLLYTALTRAKKLAVIVGDPRAIARAARTAEIAKTYCKLGARLRAWKTGASSTRSRAANDHGSS encoded by the coding sequence ATGCGCCCTCGCGAACCGCAGCAGACCGCGCTCCCCTCCGACGGCGCGCGCGCGCGCGACGAGGTCGTGCTCGTCGGCGTCGTCGAGGAGGAGCGCTGGCGCAGCGCCGACGGCAGCTTCGCGGTGCTGCGCGTGAAGCGCGAGAGCGACGACGAGATCCTCTTCGTCGTCGGCGACGTCGGAGGGCTCGCGCCGGGCGAGGTCGCGCGCTTCCGAGGTCGCTACGAGGACCACGCGTCGTACGGCCGTCGCTTCCGCGCGGTCGCGTACACGCCGGTGATGCCGACGACGAAGAAGGGCCTCACGCGCTTCCTCGGCTCGGGGCTCGTGCCCGGCGTGGGCCCGGCGATCGCGAAGAAGCTCGTCGCGAAGTTCGGTGATCGCACGCTCGACGTGATCACGACCCAGAGCGCGCGCCTCCACGAGGAGATCCCGGGCATCGGGAAGAAGAAGGCGAGCGCGATCGCCGAGGCGGTGAAGGCGCGCCGCGCCGACGCGGAGGGCCTCGCGTTCTTGCACGGGCTCGGGCTCGGGCCCGCGATGGCGAAGAAGGTCCTCATGAAGTACGGGCCGCGCACCGCGCAGCAGCTTCGCGACGATCCCTACCGCGCGGCCGAGGAGATCCCGGGCATCGGGTTCGCGACCGCGGATCGCATCGGGCGCGAGGTCGGCATCGCGATCGACGATCCGCGCCGTGCGGCGGGCGCGGTGCTGCACGTCGTGGGGCGCGCGGCGGACCAAGGGCACGTCTACCTGCCCGACGAGGTGCTGCGCGCGCAGACGCGCGAGCTGAACGTGCCCGAGGATCTCGTCGCGCCTGCGATCGACGAGCTCGCGTCGCGCGGGATGCTCGTGCTCGACGAAGGCGACGTCTACGCGCCGCCGATGCACGAGGCCGAGGTCGAGGCCGCGCGCGCGCTCGCGCGGCTGGTTCGCGAGCGGAAGCCGCCGGCGAAGATGCCCGAGGCGCTCGCCGCGATCACCGATCTCGGGCTCGCGGAGCAGCAAGAAGAAGCCGTGCGTCGCTCGCTCACGAGCGGGCTCATGGTGCTCACCGGCGGGCCCGGCACCGGCAAGACGACGACGGTGAAGGCCATCGTGCGGGCGCACGAGCGCATCGGGCATCGCATCGTGCTGTGCGCGCCGACTGGTCGCGCCGCGAAGCGCATGAGCGAGGCCGCGGGGCGCGACGCGCGCACCATCCATCGCCTGCTCGAGTGGAACCCCGCGACCGGCTCGTTCCGTCTCTGCGCGGACGAGCCGATCAACGCGGATCTCGTGCTCGTCGACGAGGCGTCGATGCTCGACGTGCAGCTCGCCGCGAGCCTGCTCGACGCGGTGCCGCCCGAGAGCACGCTCGTGCTCGTCGGCGACGTCGATCAGCTGCCGCCCGTCGGCGCGGGCCAGGTGCTGCGCGAGCTCATCGCGAGCGAGGTGTGCCCGGTGGTGCGCCTCGATCGCGTGTTCCGCCAGGCCCAGGCGAGCGCGATCGTCCGCGGCGCGCACGAGATCCTCGCGGGTCGCGCGCCCACGCCGACGCCCACCGGACAGAAGGGCGCGGGCGATCTGTTCGTGGTGCGCGCCCAGGAGCCCGAGGCGATCCAGCAGCGGCTCGTCGACGTGCTGCGCCGCATCCCCGCCGCGTACGGGCTCGATCCCAAGCGCGACGTGCAGGTGCTGACCCCGATGCGCAAGGGACCGCTGGGCACCGAGAAGCTCAACGAGCTCCTGCAGACCGAGCTCAACCCGCCGCGCACCACCTCGTCGCTCGCGGGCGTCATGCGCGCCGGCGACAAGATCATGCAGCTGCGCAACGACTACGAGCGCGAGGTGTGGAACGGCGATCTCGGCTGGGTCACGAAGGTCGAGGACGGCGTGACGTACGTCGAGATCGACGGTCGCGCGGTGAGCTACACGCAGGACGACGTCGACTCGATCGCCCTCGCCTACGCGTCGACGGTGCACAAGGCGCAGGGCTCGGAGATCGCGGCGGTCGTGATCGTGCTGCACGCGTCCCATCACGTGCTGCTCTCGCGCCCGCTGCTCTACACCGCGCTCACGCGCGCGAAGAAGCTCGCCGTGATCGTCGGCGACCCGCGCGCCATCGCGCGCGCCGCCCGCACCGCGGAGATCGCGAAGACCTACTGCAAGCTCGGCGCGCGCCTGCGCGCATGGAAGACGGGGGCGTCGAGCACTCGCTCACGCGCCGCGAACGATCACGGCTCGTCGTAG